The DNA segment TGAATTCGCACACAGGTCCGGCGCGCGCCTGTTCTCTTCAGTGCGGTTGCGAGCGTCACTCGACAAAGTCACCCGCGATCGTGAACTTTCCGCTGTTGGTGGTTGCTGTGCGACGACCGACATCCGAATCCACCCTGAAGAATCGCTCCTTTCCCcctttgtgtttgtgtctgtgtgtgtgtttgtgcacgaATTTTGTGCAAACTGGTTAGGGTCAGCTGGTGGTGCCGATAATTGACTTTCTATTTCTGAAACCACCGTCTCCATCCTACAAAACCATTTCCAACATGGCGACTGCTCACTGCGACTGGTGGTCAAGTTGAGAGCCGTCCATCGGATCGCTCCCACCTGGGGCACAcacgtagtagtagtagcagtaggcTCTGGAGTGTGGGTTGACGACACAATCTCGGCGCTTGCGACTTTCGTcccacatacacaaacacactccgCACAGAGAAACCCCTAAAACCAGTTTGTGCGGGAGAAATTCCCCGATAAGGGTGGATGCCGACGCAGCCGTCCCAAACAACAAGCTCCCAAACCGGAGCCCCAAAAGGACAGACTTTTTCCCGGGTCCcgggtcggtgtggctgtgcTGTGTTTCGTTTAGAGTTTGCCCATAAAACCCCAATCTTCTTCCCCAGTGAGTAGATTTTCGTAGAGCTTTTTGCAACAAacgcgtgcgtgcgtttgcgCACCAAGCGCATgtgcagcggcggcagcacaaGGTTCTGACCTTGGTCGGGCGTGCTCGGCTGCTGAAAGGCGGTGAAAACCGAGGCGATCTCCAGCCGATCGTTTAGCCAAACGCGATCGTGCTTGGATAGTGTTGGCGGGGCAGTGTGGGAAACGTGCGATACGGCGGCGTCTTGCGATCGAAGATGCTCGACCGTGCTCAACAGGCGGGGCCAGCGGTCAAGGGAACGAACGGTGGCGTTACCCTTGCCCCGTCCAACTTGCTTTACGCGCAACGGCAGGCAAGTGTGCTGTGtggtgctgtgtttgtgtgtgctttactgACAAGATCGCGCTTTTGTAGTTACTTTAAACTAATGAGCTTTCCCCCCCCACTTCGTTACAGGAGCAACTGCGACGGCGAAGGGAGGACGAGGAGCGGATAGCGGCCCAGAATGACTTCCTGCGGAACAGTTTGCGCGGCTCGCAGCGGCTCCGCGCGCTGCAGGACAACCCGATCGAGAAGCCGCCGGTCGGCGTCGACAACGAGGCGTACGCGGACGAtgaggtggtggcggtggcagcggAGAAGATTATCGGTACGTGGGTCACTGTCGCACAGCCGTTTTCACACAGAATTAATCCACAATTGCAcaattatacacacacacacacacacagggtaCGGCGAGCTGGTGGCGGCACTGCAGCGACTCCAGGGGCACCTCAACAAGCACGGCCTGGCGGCACTCGCTGGCCGGGTGACGGCAGCCCAGAGCCTGCTGCTCGGTCCGGGCATCGCGCGGGCCCTGGCCGTCCGGACGGCGGTCCTCGAGCGGCGGCGCCCGAAGATACCGAACCCCATCTGCCCCAATGCTCAAGCGCTAGCGAAGGATGTAAGTGAGCGGCCGCCATATTTGTATGAGCGAGATTGTAATGCGTAGCACTTTGCCCCCTTTGCCTTCTTCCAGTGCGTCGAATCGCTGGCCCAGTCCCGCTCGCAAACCGCGATCGAGCTGTGCGATCTGCTGTCCACGTACGAGATGGAGGGTCTGCTGCTGGCGCACGATCGGATCGCCTCGACCACGGACCGTTCGCCGATCGCTTCGTACGGTGGCAGCCCGATCACCGTCCCGGTGCCGCTCGGCACggccagcaacaacaccaccagcaacaacaccaccaccagcaacaacagcatcaacaataACACCTTGACCAGTGCGGTGAAACCGGCCACTGTCATGCCATCAATTCCAAATAACGCTAGTTTAGtgaacaataacaataacaacatcGCTAAGGTAAGAGGAATTCACCCGCAGTGTGTAATTTTGCCGTCAAAACTGACCGGTATTTCCTTCCTCTTTCCACCTTCCCACACCTTCACAGAGGGAACCAATGAGTGTGCCGCTCGGGGTGCTGCGCGACGGCAGCCAGGACCACATCAAGATCATCCAGATCGAAAAGTCGTCCGAGCCGCTCGGTGCCACCATCCGGAACGAGGGCGAAGCGGTCGTGATCGGGCGGGTCGTGCGGGGCGGTGCGGCCGAAAAGTCCGGCCTGCTGCACGAGGGCGACGAAATACTCGAGGTGAACGGGATCGAGATGCGCGGCAAGTCGGTGAACGATGTGTGCGCCCTGCTCGGCTCGATGACCGGCACGCTCACGTTTCTGGTCGTGCCGGCGGGCGTACCGCAGATACTGCCCGGGCTCGGTATGCGCGATCCGCCCGTGCTGCACGTGCGGGCCCACTTCGACTACGATCCGGAGGACGACCTGTACATACCGTGCCGGGAGCTGGGCATCAGCTTCCAGAAGGGTGACGTGCTGCACGTGATCTCGCGCGACGATCCGAACTGGTGGCAGGCGTACCGGGAGGGCGAAGAGGATCAAACGCTCGCCGGGCTGATACCGAGCCAGTCGTTCCAGCATCAGCGCGAATCGATGAAGCTGGCGATCGCGGGCGAGGTGGGGCTGCGCACGCGCAAAGACATCAACGGGAAGGCGGGCGGCGGCTCGACCCTGCTGTGCGCCCGCAAGGgccggaagaagaagaagaaggccaGCAGCGAGCATGGGTACCCGCTGTACGCGACCGCCACCGCGGACGATCCCGACCCGGAGGAGATACTCACGTACGAGGAGGTGGCACTGTACTACCCGCGTGCCTCCCACAAGCGACCGATCGTGCTGATCGGGCCGCCGAACATTGGGCGGCACGAGCTGCGCCAGCGGTTGATGGCGGATTCGGAGCGCTTTGCCGCGGCCATTCCTCGTAAGCTGGATGCTTTCGTTGTGGAAAGAATTGTGCGCTTAATTaatgatgtttttattttctttcacgCAGATACGTCGCGAGCTCAGCGGGAGGGCGAAGTGCCGGGCCAGGACTATCACTTCATCTCGCGGCAACAGTTCGAGTCGGACATCCTGGCCCGCAAGTTTGTCGAGCACGGTGAATACGAGAAAGCGTACTATGGTGAGTGTGCCTTGGCGCTGGGTTGGTGTGGCCCTTCCTTTAttaatcgattccatccatcACAGGCACATCGCTGGAAGCGATCCGAGCGGTGGTCGCTAGCGGCAAGATATGTGTGCTGAATCTGCACCCCCAGAGCCTTAAGCTGCTGCGCTCGTCCGATCTGAAGCCATACACCGTGCTGGTGGCACCGCCCAGCCTGGAAAAGCTGCGCCAAAAGCGGATACGAACCGGTGAACCTTACAAGGTCGGTATCATCGAGCTTTGGCTAGTAAAATTGTaccattttttcttttctaaatTCACATTCCTCCTTTCTTTGTCTCTCTGTAGGAAGAAGAACTGAAGGAAATCATTGCCACCGCACGAGACATGGAGGCACGCTGGGGCCATCTGTTTGATatgatcatcatcaacaatgATACCGAGCGGGCGTACCATCAGCTGCTGGCCGAGATCAATTCGCTCGAGCGGGAACCGCAGTGGGTCCCGAGCAGCTGGCTGCACAACTAGGTACCATCGCGGCACAGAAGTCGCTCGCCGTGGGCATCATAGCAGCTGGGCTGGCCACAGCTGGCTAGGTATAGGGCGGGATTGGAGGGATCTTACCGAGGATGCAAGTCGATCAGTCCCACGTAGCACGTGGATTTGTAGGGAAACACCACATTGCGTTAGGGAAGCTATTCCAGCTGTATGGGGAAGAACGGGCTTTAGGACCCGTCCGAACAAATCAAGTACAGTGTAAACCGTAGGTAATCACCACCAGAAGTCCAGAATGTCGGTGTTAAGACCCGGAGCGAATCTTCTTACCTAGACATCCTAGCGAAATCGTCAACTATCGTACGTCGTACTCCCCCGTTTAAAACTCAATAGATTCTTATTATACATATGCATATagatacatatatatataaatacataCATAAATGTACGTATCACTATACTTTATTGAGCCTTGTTATGTTATCGTTTGTCTCACTCtctcaaaacacacacacccacacaggctcacagccacacgcacacggtgtGGCACGGTTTAGCGAAGGAATGGGCCTGTCGTTCTGTGCAACGATTGCCCTTTTCTCTGTTGGGTCGATCGACAATGGATAACAATTTTGTagtactctctctctctctctctctctctctctttctctctctctctttttctctctttctcttttacgcatacttttatacacttacTTTACGTAGTAACCAATTGTGTATTGCACGTTGTGTGGTGGGACagagaaagaaacagaaagagagagtgtaaaaagagagagaaagagagagagagagagagagagagagagagagagagagagctaaaGACATATTGTGGTCACAGGAATGGGGTTTTTGTTATACATTAGTGATTagtgttttgcttttgagCGAACGCGAAGGGAATGGTATGTCGTTCTGTGCAGGGACTGCCATTTTCCCTTCCCAGTagctctgtgcgtgtgtgtagtgtagctttttttttgtttttagaataatgaatgttttatttatctaGAGTTTTATGTGGCAAACCCGACGTGGGAaaggaaagggaggaaaagagGGTTGAGTAAGAGGAGGGCAATGGGAAGGCCTGCTGTAGTAGAAGGTGTAATATTTGTTTGTCTTGGTTGTCTTTGTTTTTCACAAGGAAACATTCTATTGCATCTTAGAAAAAGACACGAGCAGTAAAACCCGAGTacacaataaaaaagcaatttcTAAATGTCGTAACAAATACTATCAATCCCGCGTAGAATAGATGGTGGGGGAAAAAATGAGGCGATGTTAAAGAAAGGCTGCGAAAAAGAGAAACctatgaaacaaaacaaacaaacccccgGGGAAGATGAAATAGGAAGTAACGCAAAAATCatacagaaaagaaaaccaatGTAATGTAGTTACGGTaataaaatgaacaaacacaacaacaaaacaaaccaagaagagaaacaacaacaaccaataTGTAGAGGAAAAAGTATATTGAAGAAATGGTATGAAAAGATGTTGTTAACGTTGCGAGATGAAAacagcagaaaagaaaacatataTAGAAAACAGTTAAATAATCAGCcgcagcaagcaagcaagcaacccGCCCGCCCCATGTGTCAGAGACCTTAGTGGAACGATTAGTACGTACTTGGAGAAGGTAGTGAGTCCAAACattcacacgaaaacaaatcaaaataattataatgcGGCTGCCGTGCgccgaacggttcgattccTAGGAACATTACATTGCGcgggaaaacaaacaagtcCTTTTCCCATCCTCCCCTTCTTCTTCTAGACAGAACaaataaatgcaaatgaaaaaaaataataataataccgTGTGTAGAACCAAGTACCAAGTGCGATCGTAAGCGATCGTAGTTCTGtagttttcttcttttgagGAGCTCCACGTGCACGCGCGCTCAAAAACTATGGATGACATCAACTACACTATTTAAGAGATTAAAAGGTTCCACGTGTGCGCCTTGTACGCACACGTGCGATAGAATATCGTAGAGTTGGTTGTAGGATTCTTACGGGTCGAACTATATTGAGGATTGATGATGGTCAAACAAGGTCTAGTGTAATGGGATAGTGaatgccaaaaacaaaacgacgtTTTGTTCGTATGTTAAAGTAAAGACTTATCGAACTTTTTGGGTAATATTTTTGAGGGTGCACATTATTAAGTTGCAAAAAAGTGGTTACTGTACCGTGtagaaaattagtttttttaatgtacttttaTTCCTAATTTTACTCATAAATGACGTGCAAATGAATGATAGtccgtgaataaacaataaattacTTCAAATACCTtttcttgtttgcttttctCGGATGAATTACgcgaaataaattaaaaagcaCTTTCACAAACCGAAAATGTCCCAAACGCAGTAACGGCTGTTTTGAATTCGGGCCGTTTCCTACCCCTCGCCAAAAACTGGCGAACTGTcagcgtgctgctgctgtcaacagagtgaccagaaataccgatttatctgtgttcctaccgattttttatatgcctaccgattcacagatgaccgccctaaaactaccgattttccatttatcctaccgacaatcacagatatttgatttttcagtcgtttaagcttaatctgtggcgcttgggatgctaTTTCAAGGATTGTTAACCACATTTGTTACTTAAcgcgctgatgcacgtttgtttgcctggctctttttatccgttaaaatttaatgttcataATAAGTAGACTATGTCAGTTGTGGGGATTTCGAGAATTGCTCGCcaaagaaaattattttaatttgaatttgaatctcgCTGTCCGCGGTTTAAGCTCACCTGACAGAAAAAGAGAAttaaattttcaggcgaggggaagGTAGAAACAtgtggggcttgaacccacgacgggcatgttattaagtcgttcgagttgacgactgtaccaccagaccggcgcTCTCTTgcatgcctttaaaatacacgaggcgctctcactgaaaagaacgctcgctcgcgctgtttcattgtattttcctcataccccttcctttcCGTTTCTTCCCGAACaagctgcactagtgcgagcgagacaccgataccacCATGCCGCTaggagaaaaccaaactgagcgcgcaggctgaaagtgaacgcacacattcacacatgtgtaattgtgtgagtgcaaaaactgtgtggaaaccaaaacacgctcgcggcTCTGCGTAATTCCgtgtatttccaaccgtctccccctgcttctacatgcccctcgtctgaaagtcgcacactttttcattctctttgctagtaggataatcattaaaataattgattaaatttaaattgttgcgTTCTgaacagtgctcctgccgaaatctgccaatataatctggccacactggtccgcaggtcaggcgagctttttggcggccaccgtcgcaaaaccgtcgcaaaacgtcaaaaccggcgtcgaatgtactgcaaaccgacgtcgccagcgagcgaaactcgcaacgatttcgaggcgctggcgacggtcgtttttgacgttttgcgacggttgttgacctttcgagcgagcttttgccctgcggTCCAATGTGaccagattatattggcagatttcggcaggagcactgttgagaacgcaaccatttaaccgtcttgtgtacgaccaaaaaactTTACGTAATCGTACAACCGCCTACACGGGTAGGCCATACCCAAGTGCCataaatccactaaacgaccactaaacggcttctaaacgactcaagttctctacctaaacggaatatagaaagacttcgtttagcagacggcaaacgactcatgcattctaaaaatagcaaaaaagctggtggcgctctctgttggtgggataccccaaccagttgagcttcatcgcttggaggagagctttctcatttcctctgtactgttgtatggtttcgcattaaagttatgcatcgctagaactagaacggcgatacgattgtttaaatactaaattccaacggaaaccaccagcactgaagcaagtgagatttgagtaatggtcgttggtgttgatacccacgtatctgaccacacgaccattcatatagatttttgctcagaaagttagaaggctatatagatcatgataagatgaaacttgtcgaaacacattgcaagaaaaggatagcaatataatgatgagttgtaatacgccatctattgatcaaaccaatgaagctgtggagctttatttttttttctatggatattcaattttccagtcgtttaagcttaacctgtggcgcttgggtacaatttgtatggaagaatgatgttttttgtgattaaaagagtatatcttttgaatttgttGTAAGATTTGAATTAAAACTGTCTTATAGGTTCATAatttgagccggtctcgtagtacagtcgtcaactcgtacgacttaacaacatgcccgtcatgggttcaatccccaaatagaccgtgccgccatacgtaggactgactatcctgctatggggggggggaaccaattagtcactgaaagccaaagcccactagtggtacaggcaggccttgaccgacaacggttgttgagccaaagaagaagaagaagataggttcataataatgttttataacatatcgttgtaaaattagaattttaaaaatcctatcaatattttttttaatcaaaaatgtgcagtaaggcacgtgtctgtgctccatcgcatgcgattttatcgcacgtgctgtcaaacgcttttttgtataatattgcgattattgggatgattttaataataaaacgattatgaaaaattaagttgagattgttcctacaaaacaccacacatttagtttgacagataaaatcggatgcgacGTCCGatgaaatcaaaaatttttgattccgtcgtacgacgaaatcgcacgtccgacgttatctgtcaaatctcatatcaaattttgacaggccttccgataaaatcgcatccgatggagcacagacacgagCCTAACTCCAACACCCCAACCGGCCTTGCCGCATGTTTTAAGTGGATGAATAGTCTGTGGCGACCACGGTGTGGCCCTACCACTGTTCGGAGCTGACCTCCAGCCTGACATACACCGCGCACGGATTAACCGAAGACGTCAACGTGACATAAGCCACGAGGCCGCGCAATACACTTCCGCCTCATCTTTTATAAAAACCCAGCGAACACTATACGCGATCTCTTTTCCCTTTATTCTCTTCTCAAAGACACATCCAATTTTTGTAAACCATTCGACACAGTATAAATAAATCTTGGCAATCTCAAAATCTAAAAATGGTCTACCGTTTATTCTGGTAGCCAAAAGTCTTTTTCTAAGTTTTACTTACGTttctttcaaaagttatatacatttttcaattgttttgcttgttgtatAAACATATATGTTGACGATCAATAAAATATACTCATCTGTGTTGTGTACAGAAACAGTGCAGTGTAACCGCGACTCGATGCTGTCGTGGAACTGACAGCATCCGACGTCCGAATGGCCGTTAAGGGCTTCGGGAGCGATCGGGCTACCGAGGGTTCGCACTCGATCATAGGCTGCGacccgacacacacaacagtctTGTAGCATATATAgtggaacgtcgattatccgggcagctcgggaccgggcgtttgccggttaatcgatttgcgcGGATAATGGTctaagaaatgtcaaattcatataaaaattaaataatccactagttttatgattaattcaccttgaatcaatcgataaatcgttagtagaatattattttaatcaataactataggttgttgttcatgaacaactgttcatgaacaaaaataaatttcgaaaacaccactagacactacagagctgcacaaaaaactttttgcccacttgactatcgtAGCAAATGTTCactgtacgtttgaacagctgtcacatttatgcgcacggttaaggcgacgctctagcagcaatcgaacacgacatccgacacgaacaaacccatataatatATGtcggtgcactgtcagacacaaacaaacaaacaagacaaacatgtcaaatcccatacatttttgatgttcgatgtcgtgttcgattggtgctagcACCGGGTAAGCCGctcgccggttaatccgcccccggataatcgacgttctactgtatattatttatattagaaTATAGCGATTGATACAGAAGAGCCGCGTGTGTCCTTTAGTATCCTCAATTGTGCACCAGtccgaaacacaaaaatctgttttgttaaaaactggctccgaccggctccagacaaCTTCGGAACCTCCTCCACTCCAATCCAACGGAGCCGGCTctgcacccacggctccgaagCTGACTCCGCTCCAGctgctccggagccggctccgcaccaactaCTCCACGTtcacggctccggagccggtttttACAGATTGCaccaaaacaataattttaaatattttttaaaacaggAATATCCATAATTAGCTGagtaaataatgttgaaaggaatctataaaaaaatcgataagttttgaacattgttcaacaatCACACAATCACATCGGGTGTTATATTCTACACTTGCGAGATGATAGATTCGTTTTATACGCTATCATACAATGCCGTCTCTGTTTGTTGTGGGCatccgtgccgacccctggacttgccgtggcagttgcgctgccaccggtcaacgtccaggggaaCGACAGTGTatcacgcacactgtcgcacacactaagcagcgcaaggcttagtgtgtgccgagcgcacaattagagtgtgtttgcgagccgatcgagcaggagctgtCGGCAGGGgtgctcggtgcggctggtgggCGGCCACCACACttgttattttaaagtgtattgtgtattgtgtatcttatttattttgtatgttgtatgagtgtaataaaatatttaagtaCAAAAGTTCTAAACATAAAACTATTGAAACGTTAGTCCAGAGCCGTTggtccggagccgttgattCATCGCCGGCTCTGTTGGTGCGGATCCGGCTCTGGAGCTGTTGGTGTAGATCTGGCTCTGGAGCCGTGGGTGCCATTGGTGCACTCCAAAACACCCATTCCTATTCGGCAGTAACACTATGACAAAAGTatgaatgtatgtgttaacTTTCAGCCAATTATATTTCGTTTGCCTGTAGTGGTtggtatcattttaaaagagaTGATTTCAGtgttaatttcaaaatattgttacacatcatgcaataaaatttaactgTACACAACtgtaatacaacatttgaaagaaaagaaaaagacataAGCATCCACTTAAAACATGCGGCAAGGCCGGTTGGGGTGTTGGAGTTACTGcacatttttgattaaaaaaaatattgataggatttttaaaattctaattttacaacgatatgttataaaacattattatgaacctataagacagttttcattcaaatcttactacaaattcaaaagatataggctggtattattgaatccgttcgtagcggcggcgtacgtcccgacactcattttcctaacgtactagatcgttgctacagttattcaccgcggcgttgtaggaccgggcgcaagaaatgtgttgccatccctagaatttcatgtgagtgccgtacgttcccgctacgaacggattaaATGATACCAGCCATACTCTTTTAAtcacaaaaaacatcattcttccatacaaattgtatggcctacccgtgtaggcggttgtacgattacgtaaagttttttggtcgtacacaagacggttaaatggttgcgttctcaacagtgctcctgccgaaatctgccaatataatctggtCACATTGGAccgcagggcaaaagctcactcgaaaggtcaataaccgtcgcaaaacgtcaaaaacgaccgtcgccagcgcctcgaaatcgttgcgagtttcgctcgctggcgacgtcggtttgcagtacatgcgacgccggttttgacgttttgcgacggttttgcgacggtggccgccaaaagctcgccttgccctgtgggcaaagtgaccagaaataccgatgtatatatatatttgggtttgaaggaaaaaatctcatttttttgtaatcattGAACGATGAAACTcagccaaacaatcaaatcaatctaaataatccagcgaaaatcaaattacaaCACGTACGATAAAATCGTATCCAATGGAGCACTGCAGTGGCCCTAAGCGGTCGCGTGGAGCCccaagaaaaagaacttgccaCTACTGAGAAAAAAGAATGAGCATCTTAGTTAccctaccagcattaaacggctttgaaggcattcagaaggcatttaaggcgatagtcgccttagaaggcgaataaagatttcaaccgaaactttcacggctgtaacgggttctcttcgaaatctttcaactttttgattcaacgAGAACAGATAGCTTGCCACCATCTTAGCTTGTTTATATACTGGTTTTGCACCCTCACTGATGTAACTGCCAAATAGAGCAGTGACAACGCTTTTGATTCTGAATCGAGAAAGCGTGTGATCAAATCCTGatttttataatcttttttgtgtttatttctttttagattaatattttcttgctatgattaatacaaacaaaatttttgtgaagcaaaattaaac comes from the Anopheles coluzzii chromosome 2, AcolN3, whole genome shotgun sequence genome and includes:
- the LOC120951926 gene encoding protein PALS1 isoform X5, whose amino-acid sequence is MYNMLAANQDNGPHREMAVDVPESFIARNKTPPRYPPPRSTVTAASAAASTPATPASTQVNHVSNAMPQVAKHHHHHNHHHQQQQHPNHHLHHHHPPSSVHHNTHHHHGGGGVSLELEPLDSYSERHLSSLDSSSQEYVKKGIISGGGVGGGGSSKAPSSLGSVTSEFEPSLNGFGPLHGKHHHHSTVGGGGGDLLRGSLSTNRSPSPSSSGDLGPPEYDVGPHRELPVDVPDSFVEMVKGPPRYPPPKPLIIKDAIRKKESCSSSESIDKPKPQTQSPSPPARNELNGSSKPVPPPRDHLRIEKDGRLTNRAPVPAPQVPDRKIVPNASSQHQHIGQVLEPTPDQLDSIKKFQEQLRRRREDEERIAAQNDFLRNSLRGSQRLRALQDNPIEKPPVGVDNEAYADDEVVAVAAEKIIGYGELVAALQRLQGHLNKHGLAALAGRVTAAQSLLLGPGIARALAVRTAVLERRRPKIPNPICPNAQALAKDCVESLAQSRSQTAIELCDLLSTYEMEGLLLAHDRIASTTDRSPIASYGGSPITVPVPLGTASNNTTSNNTTTSNNSINNNTLTSAVKPATVMPSIPNNASLVNNNNNNIAKREPMSVPLGVLRDGSQDHIKIIQIEKSSEPLGATIRNEGEAVVIGRVVRGGAAEKSGLLHEGDEILEVNGIEMRGKSVNDVCALLGSMTGTLTFLVVPAGVPQILPGLGMRDPPVLHVRAHFDYDPEDDLYIPCRELGISFQKGDVLHVISRDDPNWWQAYREGEEDQTLAGLIPSQSFQHQRESMKLAIAGEVGLRTRKDINGKAGGGSTLLCARKGRKKKKKASSEHGYPLYATATADDPDPEEILTYEEVALYYPRASHKRPIVLIGPPNIGRHELRQRLMADSERFAAAIPHTSRAQREGEVPGQDYHFISRQQFESDILARKFVEHGEYEKAYYGTSLEAIRAVVASGKICVLNLHPQSLKLLRSSDLKPYTVLVAPPSLEKLRQKRIRTGEPYKEEELKEIIATARDMEARWGHLFDMIIINNDTERAYHQLLAEINSLEREPQWVPSSWLHN
- the LOC120951926 gene encoding uncharacterized protein LOC120951926 isoform X2 — protein: MSQLSIKLNQQSQAKGGGTQDLSFLKEASPIYVTSLASNSVTGTNTSTTVTAGVKTTFPAGANNAINNNTLNNNNNSTVGGGGVLMQNATNNNGTTNLSSTTNTTGSSSSSGNASRLQQPGTTGMQVNVVTGQPGTGALVAVAASKGLSALDQPIPGNNNNGSGSTLGGGAALAGTSAYHSLHQHSLVNNNNLNSSNIGKPQGLDATANSYYSNLTNTFLANGHGSKRELATLSEGELEPPDEPQYESSGNISRGGTEVLLGDQNLRQENRPRRRSGSSIVVLGGDDTLKPSIPIDDYQEDLEMYNMLAANQDNGPHREMAVDVPESFIARNKTPPRYPPPRSTVTAASAAASTPATPASTQVNHVSNAMPQVAKHHHHHNHHHQQQQHPNHHLHHHHPPSSVHHNTHHHHGGGGVSLELEPLDSYSERHLSSLDSSSQEYVKKGIISGGGVGGGGSSKAPSSLGSVTSEFEPSLNGFGPLHGKHHHHSTVGGGGGDLLRGSLSTNRSPSPSSSGDLGPPEYDVGPHRELPVDVPDSFVEMVKGPPRYPPPKPLIIKDAIRKKESCSSSESIDKPKPQTQSPSPPARNELNGSSKPVPPPRDHLRIEKDGRLTNRAPVPAPQVPDRKIVPNASSQHQHIGQVLEPTPDQLDSIKKFQEQLRRRREDEERIAAQNDFLRNSLRGSQRLRALQDNPIEKPPVGVDNEAYADDEVVAVAAEKIIGYGELVAALQRLQGHLNKHGLAALAGRVTAAQSLLLGPGIARALAVRTAVLERRRPKIPNPICPNAQALAKDCVESLAQSRSQTAIELCDLLSTYEMEGLLLAHDRIASTTDRSPIASYGGSPITVPVPLGTASNNTTSNNTTTSNNSINNNTLTSAVKPATVMPSIPNNASLVNNNNNNIAKREPMSVPLGVLRDGSQDHIKIIQIEKSSEPLGATIRNEGEAVVIGRVVRGGAAEKSGLLHEGDEILEVNGIEMRGKSVNDVCALLGSMTGTLTFLVVPAGVPQILPGLGMRDPPVLHVRAHFDYDPEDDLYIPCRELGISFQKGDVLHVISRDDPNWWQAYREGEEDQTLAGLIPSQSFQHQRESMKLAIAGEVGLRTRKDINGKAGGGSTLLCARKGRKKKKKASSEHGYPLYATATADDPDPEEILTYEEVALYYPRASHKRPIVLIGPPNIGRHELRQRLMADSERFAAAIPHTSRAQREGEVPGQDYHFISRQQFESDILARKFVEHGEYEKAYYGTSLEAIRAVVASGKICVLNLHPQSLKLLRSSDLKPYTVLVAPPSLEKLRQKRIRTGEPYKEEELKEIIATARDMEARWGHLFDMIIINNDTERAYHQLLAEINSLEREPQWVPSSWLHN